A genomic segment from Bubalus bubalis isolate 160015118507 breed Murrah chromosome 5, NDDB_SH_1, whole genome shotgun sequence encodes:
- the SZRD1 gene encoding LOW QUALITY PROTEIN: SUZ domain-containing protein 1 (The sequence of the model RefSeq protein was modified relative to this genomic sequence to represent the inferred CDS: inserted 2 bases in 1 codon), with protein sequence MEDEEVAESWEEAADSGXKSKSPPKVPIVIQDDSLPAGPPPQIRILKRPTSNGVVSGPNSASRPALPVKSLVQREAEYAEARKRILGSASPEEEQEKPILDRPTRISQLEDSRQPNNVIRQPLGPDGSQGFKQRR encoded by the exons ATGGAAGATGAGGAGGTCGCTGAAAGCTGGGAGGAGGCGGCAGACAGCGG GAAATCCAAATCTCCTCCCAAAGTGCCCATTGTGATTCAGGACGATAGCCTTCCCGCGGGGCCCCCTCCACAGATCCGCATCCTCAAGAGGCCCACCAGCAACGGTGTGGTCAGCGGCCCCAACTCCGCCAGCAGGCCGGCCCTCCCGGTCAAGTCCCTGGTGCAGCGGGAGGCGGAGTACGCGGAGGCCCGGAAGCGGATCCTGGGCAGCGCCAGCCCCgaggaggagcaggagaagcCCATCCTCGACCGGCCAACCCGGATCTCCCAGCTGGAAGACAGCCGGCAGCCCAACAATGTGATCAGACAGCCTCTGGGTCCTGATGGGTCCCAAGGCTTCAAACAGCGCAGATAA